Proteins encoded within one genomic window of Haloferax volcanii DS2:
- the pstC gene encoding phosphate ABC transporter permease subunit PstC, whose protein sequence is MNVLPNSDGAGLRAAARRGLRRGRDFVDETPPDALVTVTVAAVSLLAAFAGFLAVSSLTAIPFAVFLVATGYGWLRHQELTARVLTLTTTVSTILVLGLILVFIFAEAWPTVQYATVNVFGVPIPGLRLFIETRWSPVTPPIQYSLVPMIHGTVLVTIIATAVAAPLGVAAALFLSEIAPRTVRELVKPGVEILAGIPSIVYGFIGFTILSPWAADQFDIVGQGTYLFVGIVVGLMALPTVVSVAEDALNSVPESMKSGSLALGTTDWQTMTSITLPAAFSGVSAAVLLGVGRAIGETMAATVMLRGSPGLTKPLYNVFYGNATLTSLIAANYGDADGLQLSALFVAGVILFVTVLFLSIGSQYIEARMRRKLGGAE, encoded by the coding sequence ATGAACGTACTTCCAAACTCCGACGGTGCCGGCCTCCGAGCGGCGGCTCGGCGAGGGCTCCGGCGCGGTCGCGACTTCGTCGACGAGACGCCGCCTGACGCGCTCGTCACGGTCACGGTCGCGGCGGTGTCGCTCCTCGCGGCGTTCGCGGGCTTTCTGGCCGTCTCCTCGCTGACGGCTATCCCGTTCGCGGTGTTCCTCGTCGCGACGGGCTACGGCTGGCTCAGACACCAAGAATTGACAGCGCGCGTGCTCACGCTGACGACGACGGTCTCGACCATCCTCGTCCTCGGGCTCATTCTCGTCTTCATCTTCGCGGAGGCGTGGCCGACCGTGCAGTACGCGACCGTGAACGTCTTCGGCGTGCCGATTCCGGGCCTGCGACTCTTCATCGAGACGCGCTGGAGTCCGGTGACGCCGCCGATTCAGTACTCGCTCGTCCCGATGATTCACGGGACGGTGCTCGTCACAATCATCGCGACGGCGGTCGCCGCCCCGCTGGGCGTGGCCGCGGCGCTCTTCCTCAGCGAAATCGCCCCGCGGACCGTCCGCGAACTCGTCAAACCGGGGGTCGAGATTCTGGCGGGCATCCCTTCCATCGTCTACGGTTTCATCGGCTTTACCATCCTCAGCCCGTGGGCGGCCGACCAGTTCGACATCGTCGGGCAGGGCACGTACCTGTTCGTCGGCATCGTCGTCGGCCTGATGGCGCTCCCGACGGTCGTCTCGGTCGCCGAAGACGCGCTCAACAGCGTCCCCGAGTCGATGAAAAGCGGGTCGCTCGCTCTCGGCACGACCGACTGGCAGACGATGACCTCCATCACGTTGCCGGCGGCGTTCTCGGGCGTCTCGGCCGCGGTCCTCCTCGGCGTGGGCCGCGCCATCGGCGAGACGATGGCGGCCACCGTGATGCTCCGCGGCAGTCCGGGCCTCACGAAGCCGCTGTACAACGTCTTCTACGGTAACGCCACGCTCACGTCGCTCATCGCGGCGAACTACGGCGACGCCGACGGCCTCCAGCTCTCGGCGCTGTTCGTCGCGGGCGTCATCCTGTTCGTCACGGTGCTGTTCCTCAGCATCGGCTCGCAGTACATCGAGGCGCGCATGCGCCGGAAGCTCGGAGGTGCCGAATAA
- the pstA gene encoding phosphate ABC transporter permease PstA, whose protein sequence is MAGATDTALVSEDTSETEAVAAGAVGLAAVLFALSLASVFELVTITDPVAGVPMVALLGGLLVVLGFAVVTFGVGSRLGYVATDPRPTAGLLASGTFGLIWFVVGGLVASQTLGLGTAGWVVASLVTGGAAFAVSALPREDIGSTLPAGALAVFAGVVFLTGVIGPSWLWDLGWEQQASFNAEFTIPVLTAFCSLLVGWAAAKAYGGFGARGRHIGAYVLVYLNAISIIALLFLLVAFTVLKGLPGLFKGLAFGAGAGPEVTLVGVTFSLPVSWPFVMNGVALLNDVNGVLPAIVGTIWLVVGAVLFAVPLGIGAAVFITEYADRGRFTQVVEIATNGLWSTPSIVFGLFGLTFLVPRLGNQKSLLAGMLTLGFMLLPLVVITSRESMLAVPDEYRDASAALGVTKWQTVRSIVLPAALPGIVTGIILGVGRIAGETAPILLTMSGGVAPPGSQTVDVLGGFQLQYAPPFVTNPELMQATSALPYQLYSLITAGVGQSSNIGAIDEFRWATALILLVVVLGFYAVGIATRYYFRSKLQHE, encoded by the coding sequence ATGGCGGGCGCGACCGACACCGCGCTCGTCAGCGAGGACACCTCCGAAACAGAAGCGGTCGCCGCCGGCGCGGTGGGACTGGCGGCGGTGCTGTTCGCCCTCTCGCTCGCGTCGGTGTTCGAACTCGTGACCATCACCGACCCCGTCGCGGGCGTGCCGATGGTCGCGCTCCTCGGCGGATTGTTGGTCGTTCTCGGCTTCGCCGTCGTCACCTTCGGCGTCGGCTCCCGACTCGGCTACGTCGCCACCGACCCCAGACCGACCGCCGGACTTCTCGCCTCCGGGACGTTCGGCCTCATCTGGTTCGTCGTCGGCGGACTGGTCGCCTCGCAGACGCTCGGGCTCGGGACGGCCGGGTGGGTCGTCGCGTCGCTCGTCACCGGCGGGGCCGCGTTCGCGGTGAGCGCGCTCCCCCGCGAGGACATCGGCTCGACGCTCCCCGCCGGCGCGCTGGCCGTCTTCGCCGGCGTCGTCTTCCTCACCGGCGTCATCGGCCCATCGTGGCTCTGGGACCTCGGCTGGGAACAGCAGGCGTCGTTCAACGCCGAGTTCACGATTCCGGTCCTGACGGCGTTCTGTTCCCTGCTCGTCGGCTGGGCCGCCGCGAAGGCCTACGGCGGGTTCGGTGCGCGCGGCCGCCACATCGGCGCGTACGTCCTCGTCTACCTGAACGCCATCTCCATCATCGCGCTGCTGTTCCTCCTCGTCGCGTTCACGGTCCTGAAGGGCCTGCCGGGGCTGTTCAAGGGCCTCGCGTTCGGCGCGGGTGCGGGTCCCGAAGTGACGCTCGTCGGCGTGACCTTCTCGCTTCCCGTCTCGTGGCCGTTCGTGATGAACGGCGTCGCGCTCCTCAACGACGTGAACGGCGTCCTTCCGGCTATCGTGGGCACGATTTGGCTCGTCGTCGGCGCGGTGCTGTTCGCCGTTCCCCTCGGTATCGGCGCGGCAGTCTTCATCACCGAGTACGCTGACCGCGGGCGCTTCACGCAGGTCGTCGAAATCGCAACTAACGGTCTGTGGAGCACTCCCAGCATCGTCTTCGGGCTGTTCGGACTGACGTTCCTCGTCCCTCGGCTCGGCAACCAGAAGTCGCTGCTCGCGGGGATGCTCACGCTCGGCTTCATGCTCTTGCCCCTCGTCGTCATCACGAGTCGGGAGTCGATGCTGGCGGTCCCCGACGAGTACCGCGACGCGAGCGCGGCCCTCGGCGTCACGAAGTGGCAGACCGTTCGGAGCATCGTCCTCCCGGCGGCGCTCCCGGGCATCGTCACGGGTATCATCCTCGGGGTCGGCCGCATCGCCGGCGAGACCGCGCCGATTCTCCTGACCATGTCGGGGGGCGTCGCCCCGCCGGGCAGCCAGACGGTCGACGTGCTCGGCGGCTTCCAGCTCCAGTACGCGCCGCCGTTCGTCACCAACCCCGAACTGATGCAGGCGACCTCGGCGCTTCCGTATCAGCTCTACTCGCTTATCACCGCGGGCGTCGGGCAGTCGTCGAACATCGGCGCTATCGACGAGTTCCGGTGGGCGACGGCGCTCATCCTGCTCGTGGTCGTCTTGGGCTTCTACGCGGTCGGCATCGCGACGCGGTACTACTTCCGGAGTAAATTGCAGCACGAGTAA
- the pstB gene encoding phosphate ABC transporter ATP-binding protein PstB, whose product MSETRQTTDDGQTTDSELAGGASASPGTDQPLEVTSGETRERTREEWVEHEFEGDAKLSVSDLDVYYGDDHALNGVSMEIPENSVTALIGPSGCGKSTFLRCLNRMNDRIKAARIDGSVRLEGEEIYQEGINLVELRKRVGMVFQSPNPFPKSIADNISYGPRKHGDLDTGLLANLLGRSDDDAVDELVERSLRQAALWDEVQDRLDDNALGLSGGQQQRLCIARALATDPEVLLMDEPASALDPIATSKIEDLVHDLAEEYTVVIVTHNMQQAARISDQTAVFLTGGKLVEYGDTDQVFEDPQSQRVEDYISGKFG is encoded by the coding sequence ATGAGTGAAACTAGACAGACGACGGACGACGGACAGACGACGGACAGCGAACTCGCCGGCGGCGCGAGCGCGAGCCCCGGCACCGACCAGCCGCTCGAAGTCACGAGCGGTGAGACGCGCGAGCGGACCCGCGAGGAGTGGGTCGAACACGAGTTCGAGGGCGACGCGAAGCTCTCGGTCTCCGACCTCGACGTCTACTACGGCGACGACCACGCGCTGAATGGCGTCTCCATGGAGATTCCCGAAAACAGCGTCACGGCGCTCATCGGCCCTTCGGGCTGCGGGAAATCGACGTTTCTGCGGTGTCTCAACCGGATGAACGACCGCATCAAGGCCGCGCGCATCGACGGCTCGGTCCGGCTCGAAGGCGAGGAGATCTACCAGGAGGGCATCAACCTCGTGGAACTGCGCAAGCGCGTCGGTATGGTGTTCCAGTCACCGAACCCGTTCCCGAAGAGCATCGCGGACAACATCTCATACGGGCCGCGGAAACACGGCGACCTCGACACTGGCCTGCTCGCCAACCTGCTCGGCCGGAGCGACGACGACGCGGTCGATGAACTCGTCGAACGCTCCCTGCGGCAGGCGGCGCTGTGGGACGAGGTGCAGGACCGCCTCGACGACAACGCGCTCGGGCTCTCCGGCGGCCAGCAACAGCGGCTCTGCATCGCCCGCGCGTTGGCGACCGACCCCGAGGTGCTCCTCATGGACGAGCCCGCGTCGGCGCTCGACCCCATCGCGACCTCGAAAATCGAGGACCTCGTCCACGACCTCGCGGAGGAGTACACGGTTGTCATCGTCACCCACAACATGCAGCAGGCGGCGCGCATCTCGGACCAGACGGCGGTGTTCCTCACCGGCGGCAAACTCGTCGAGTACGGCGACACCGACCAGGTGTTCGAGGACCCCCAGAGCCAGCGCGTCGAGGACTACATCAGCGGCAAGTTCGGGTAA
- a CDS encoding PhoU domain-containing protein yields the protein METRKIQQVSNGTFTVSLPREWADGEGITAGTVVDLHTHLDGMLVIQAPECEDDASMQFTVTVDGGDGDGGGGDGGDDSAGDGLEQTLRAAYAAGSKQVVVEADGTFDAAQRQAVRRVARNLVGVTITEESDASVTVRNVLDANEVSIRQSVRQLQFVAVSMHRDATAALTGAAPLDGFAERDDRADRLFAMVDRHFTRGLDRLDEVDALGETRPELFRLHTAARELERVADQAERIAAVASAVPDPLPPAVADEVSELAEVVPEALDDAVQVALDGEDPDAAREALSARDRVREGVGKVERRLFEEADPDVDVDHRFAHALHALERTAEHVGNVAEVGLRTAVRTHNMDERPTRENGSESESAEHSQRA from the coding sequence ATGGAGACACGCAAGATACAGCAGGTCAGCAACGGGACGTTCACCGTCTCGCTCCCCAGAGAGTGGGCGGACGGCGAGGGCATCACCGCCGGTACCGTCGTCGACCTCCACACGCACCTCGACGGGATGCTCGTCATACAGGCACCCGAGTGCGAGGACGACGCGTCGATGCAGTTCACGGTGACCGTCGACGGCGGGGACGGGGACGGGGGCGGCGGGGACGGCGGAGACGATTCCGCCGGTGACGGTCTCGAACAGACGCTCCGGGCGGCCTACGCCGCCGGGTCGAAACAGGTCGTCGTCGAGGCCGACGGGACGTTCGACGCCGCACAGCGACAGGCCGTCAGACGGGTCGCCCGCAACCTCGTCGGCGTGACCATCACGGAGGAGTCGGACGCGTCCGTCACGGTTCGGAACGTCCTCGACGCGAACGAGGTCTCCATCCGCCAGTCGGTCCGACAGCTCCAGTTCGTCGCCGTCTCGATGCACCGCGACGCGACCGCCGCGCTCACCGGTGCCGCCCCGCTCGACGGGTTCGCGGAGCGCGACGACCGCGCCGACCGCCTCTTTGCGATGGTCGACCGGCACTTCACCCGCGGGCTCGACCGCCTCGACGAGGTGGACGCCCTCGGCGAGACGCGCCCGGAGCTGTTCCGCCTCCACACCGCGGCCCGCGAGTTAGAGCGCGTGGCCGACCAGGCCGAGCGAATCGCCGCCGTCGCGTCGGCGGTCCCCGACCCGCTGCCCCCCGCGGTCGCCGACGAGGTGTCCGAACTCGCCGAGGTCGTCCCCGAGGCGCTCGACGACGCGGTGCAGGTCGCGCTCGACGGCGAGGACCCCGACGCGGCGCGGGAGGCGCTGTCGGCGCGGGACCGGGTCCGCGAGGGCGTCGGGAAGGTCGAGCGACGGCTGTTTGAGGAGGCGGACCCGGACGTCGACGTTGACCACCGATTCGCCCACGCGCTCCACGCGCTCGAACGGACGGCCGAACACGTCGGCAACGTCGCTGAGGTCGGTCTCCGGACCGCGGTCCGTACGCACAACATGGACGAGCGACCGACCCGCGAGAACGGGAGCGAAAGCGAGTCCGCGGAACACTCCCAGCGCGCTTGA